The following proteins come from a genomic window of Synechococcus sp. NB0720_010:
- a CDS encoding HlyD family secretion protein, translating into MKSLLTDLRQLTKRKLQQANDATACHQILLTPPPRWSRALIWSLGLGSLALLSWSCLSRIEETSNLPGQLETIRAEASIKSPDSAVVERVNAVQHQMVQQGQVLFTLSRGDLQPRLESIPLKLELLKQKGQRDDLAFAIRLSQAKARIQLNTGLVARLRNLVQQGAAQEVQLLEKKNELFQSKAEHQALLEEKAKLDLQRRIEINDLSMQLRELRDRSAQFDVVSPIGGSLQQLAVQVTGQRVDQGEVLAKVVPSDGLIASVQVSSKLAAPIQRGKRAEITVDAFPANEHGTLRGVIESLSPTTSALDGKGQVQAYIARIRINKSGIPEHYPAESLRSGMGITARVVLHEKPVIAVVFDFLEDIFKPMAERH; encoded by the coding sequence ATGAAATCACTCTTGACCGACCTAAGACAACTAACAAAACGCAAGCTGCAACAAGCTAATGACGCAACAGCCTGTCACCAGATTCTGCTCACGCCTCCCCCGCGCTGGAGCCGCGCCCTGATCTGGTCGCTGGGGCTGGGTTCTCTAGCCTTGCTGAGCTGGTCATGCCTCAGCCGCATTGAAGAAACCAGCAATCTGCCTGGACAGCTGGAGACGATACGCGCGGAGGCCAGCATCAAAAGCCCCGATTCAGCCGTGGTGGAACGGGTGAATGCCGTGCAACACCAAATGGTGCAACAAGGGCAAGTCTTATTCACCCTAAGCCGTGGTGATTTACAGCCAAGACTGGAGAGTATTCCCCTCAAGCTTGAACTCCTCAAGCAAAAGGGACAACGTGATGACCTCGCCTTTGCCATCCGCCTCAGTCAAGCCAAGGCACGTATCCAATTGAACACCGGCCTGGTGGCCAGGCTGCGAAATCTGGTGCAGCAGGGCGCCGCGCAGGAGGTGCAGTTGCTCGAAAAGAAAAACGAGCTCTTTCAAAGCAAAGCCGAGCACCAGGCCCTGCTGGAAGAGAAAGCCAAGTTGGATCTACAGCGCAGGATCGAGATCAATGACCTGAGCATGCAACTACGGGAGTTGCGCGACCGCTCAGCTCAATTCGATGTGGTTTCGCCCATTGGTGGATCGCTGCAGCAACTGGCCGTTCAGGTGACTGGTCAACGGGTGGACCAAGGTGAAGTTCTCGCGAAAGTGGTGCCCAGTGATGGCCTGATTGCCTCGGTACAAGTGTCATCCAAATTGGCAGCACCCATCCAACGGGGTAAACGGGCAGAGATCACCGTGGATGCCTTTCCAGCCAATGAACACGGCACACTTCGAGGTGTTATTGAATCATTGTCTCCCACCACATCTGCGCTGGACGGCAAGGGTCAGGTACAGGCCTACATCGCCCGAATTCGCATTAACAAAAGCGGTATTCCAGAGCATTACCCGGCGGAATCTCTGCGATCTGGAATGGGCATCACCGCCCGGGTTGTGCTGCATGAAAAACCAGTGATTGCTGTTGTTTTTGATTTTCTTGAGGACATCTTCAAACCGATGGCAGAGCGACACTGA
- the cysS gene encoding cysteine--tRNA ligase, producing MTLRLTNTLTRRVEDFRPLEPGKVSIYCCGVTVYDLCHLGHARSYIAWDVLRRHLRWSGYAVTFVQNYTDIDDKILNRASEEGSSMEEVSERNIDAFVADMGRLNILPADRMPRATRSLDAIRGLISELESKGAAYSADGDVYFAVMKHAGYGKLSGRDLEQQQDNAAGRVASAEEARKQHPFDFALWKGAKPGEPSFPSPWGQGRPGWHIECSAMVREELGDTIDIHLGGADLVFPHHENEIAQSEAATGKELAHFWLHNGMVNVGGQKMSKSLGNFTTIRALLDSGVSPMTLRLFTLQAHYRKPLDFTAEALEAAATGWKGLNAALGLAGDTSIAASQLPTALADARGRFAAAMDDDLNTSAALAVLFELAKPLRGLANRIERGDASAQGELEQASHQQQLALLLELAEVVGLKHEGAEGNASGGGGPSDAEIEAQIEARKAAKAAKDFAAADQIRDELKTQGIELIDKPGGLTEWLRA from the coding sequence GTGACCCTGCGCCTCACCAACACCCTCACCCGCCGCGTTGAGGACTTCCGGCCGCTGGAGCCGGGCAAGGTCAGCATCTATTGCTGTGGGGTCACGGTCTATGACCTCTGCCACCTGGGCCACGCCCGCAGCTACATCGCCTGGGACGTGCTGCGCCGCCACCTGCGCTGGAGCGGCTACGCCGTGACCTTCGTGCAGAACTACACCGACATCGACGACAAGATCCTCAACCGCGCCAGCGAAGAGGGCAGCTCGATGGAGGAGGTCAGCGAGCGCAACATCGACGCCTTCGTCGCCGACATGGGGCGTCTGAACATCCTGCCGGCGGATCGGATGCCGCGGGCCACCCGCAGCCTCGATGCCATCCGCGGCCTGATCAGCGAGCTGGAGTCCAAAGGGGCGGCCTACTCCGCCGATGGAGACGTCTACTTCGCCGTGATGAAGCACGCCGGCTACGGCAAGCTCAGCGGCCGCGATCTGGAGCAACAGCAGGACAACGCCGCCGGTCGGGTGGCCAGTGCCGAGGAAGCCCGCAAACAGCACCCCTTTGACTTCGCCCTCTGGAAGGGAGCCAAACCCGGCGAACCCAGCTTCCCCTCCCCCTGGGGCCAGGGGCGCCCGGGCTGGCATATCGAGTGCTCAGCGATGGTGCGCGAGGAACTCGGCGACACCATCGATATCCACCTGGGCGGTGCCGATCTGGTCTTCCCGCACCACGAGAACGAGATCGCCCAATCGGAAGCCGCCACCGGCAAGGAGCTGGCCCACTTCTGGCTCCACAACGGCATGGTCAATGTCGGCGGCCAGAAGATGTCGAAATCCCTCGGCAACTTCACGACCATCCGCGCCCTGCTGGATTCCGGGGTCTCGCCAATGACCCTGCGCCTCTTCACCCTGCAGGCCCACTACCGCAAACCCCTCGACTTCACCGCGGAAGCCCTCGAGGCCGCCGCCACCGGCTGGAAAGGACTGAACGCCGCCCTCGGCCTCGCCGGCGACACCAGCATCGCCGCCTCACAGTTGCCAACCGCCCTGGCGGATGCGCGCGGACGCTTCGCCGCGGCCATGGACGATGACCTCAACACCTCCGCCGCCCTGGCGGTGCTGTTTGAGCTGGCCAAGCCCCTGCGGGGTCTGGCCAACCGGATCGAGCGCGGCGACGCCAGCGCCCAGGGCGAACTGGAGCAAGCCAGCCATCAACAGCAACTGGCCCTGCTGCTGGAGCTGGCCGAGGTCGTCGGGCTGAAGCACGAGGGAGCCGAGGGCAACGCCAGCGGCGGCGGCGGTCCGAGCGACGCTGAGATCGAAGCGCAGATTGAAGCCCGCAAGGCGGCCAAAGCCGCCAAGGACTTTGCCGCCGCCGACCAGATCCGCGACGAACTCAAGACCCAGGGGATCGAACTGATCGACAAGCCCGGCGGCCTGACGGAGTGGCTCAGGGCCTAG
- a CDS encoding sodium-dependent transporter, with translation MTSHDRGHPPEQWGSSLGFVLAAAGSAVGLGNLWGFAYRASQGGGAAFVLLYLLIVSLVCLPVLVAEMVLGRSTGHAPLLAPITAGGRRWAPLGWLFLAAAMGILSYYAVLMGWTGRSLIHALSSPLPADIPAAERFFAGISSGGDAVLGHLISLALTGVVVAAGIKAGIERLTRWAMPLLFLLLLALAIWAAFLPGAHAGYSGFLLRWDPSKLTDLGTIRNAFTQAFFSIGTGIGAILAYATYLDRKSALPGEAVAVVGMDTAVGLMAGCITFPLVASFGLVDVVSGSTVGTLFISLPTGLASLGGGGRVVAAVFFLLAYVAAITSSVSLLEVPVSSLMDRLGWSRSRAVWLMVLLIAVIGLPSALDIGVLERMDALFGGVCLIAGGLLLALLLGWQVPDRFRSDLLESGSSPELVRLLRWSLRWISVPAISLGLLISIIDLAKSWSGAGA, from the coding sequence ATGACGTCCCACGATCGTGGTCACCCCCCCGAGCAGTGGGGCTCGTCTCTGGGCTTCGTGTTGGCCGCCGCAGGCAGCGCGGTCGGTCTGGGCAACCTCTGGGGCTTCGCCTATCGGGCCTCCCAGGGGGGCGGGGCGGCCTTTGTGCTCCTCTACCTGCTGATCGTCTCGCTGGTCTGTCTGCCGGTGCTGGTGGCAGAGATGGTCCTGGGGCGCAGTACGGGCCACGCCCCCCTGCTAGCTCCGATCACCGCCGGCGGTCGCCGCTGGGCCCCGCTGGGTTGGCTGTTCCTGGCCGCTGCGATGGGGATCCTCAGTTACTACGCCGTCCTGATGGGCTGGACGGGCCGCAGCTTGATCCATGCCTTGAGTTCGCCGCTCCCAGCCGACATTCCCGCGGCGGAGCGCTTCTTCGCTGGCATCAGCAGCGGCGGTGATGCGGTGCTGGGGCACCTGATCAGCCTGGCCCTCACCGGGGTGGTGGTTGCCGCCGGCATCAAGGCCGGCATCGAGCGCCTCACCCGCTGGGCCATGCCCCTGCTGTTTCTCCTGCTGCTGGCCCTGGCGATCTGGGCGGCCTTTCTGCCCGGAGCCCATGCGGGCTACAGCGGTTTTTTGCTGCGCTGGGATCCCAGCAAGCTCACGGACCTGGGCACGATCCGCAACGCCTTCACCCAGGCCTTTTTCTCGATCGGCACCGGCATCGGCGCGATCTTGGCCTACGCCACCTACCTCGATCGCAAGAGCGCTCTCCCCGGTGAGGCCGTGGCGGTCGTCGGGATGGACACCGCCGTTGGCCTGATGGCCGGCTGCATCACCTTCCCGCTGGTGGCCAGCTTTGGTCTGGTGGATGTGGTCAGCGGCAGCACCGTGGGCACCCTCTTCATCAGCCTGCCGACGGGGCTGGCCTCCCTGGGGGGCGGTGGCCGGGTGGTGGCGGCTGTCTTCTTCCTATTGGCCTACGTGGCCGCCATCACCTCATCGGTCTCGCTGCTGGAGGTGCCGGTGAGCTCGTTGATGGATCGCCTGGGCTGGAGCCGCTCCAGGGCCGTCTGGCTGATGGTGCTGCTGATTGCTGTGATCGGCCTTCCTTCTGCTTTGGACATTGGGGTGCTGGAGCGGATGGATGCCCTCTTTGGCGGGGTCTGCCTGATCGCCGGTGGCCTGCTGCTGGCCCTGCTGCTGGGCTGGCAGGTGCCTGATCGCTTCCGCAGCGATCTGCTGGAGTCGGGGTCCTCGCCTGAGCTCGTGCGGCTTCTGCGCTGGTCCCTGCGTTGGATTTCGGTGCCGGCCATCAGCCTGGGCCTGCTGATCTCGATCATCGATCTGGCCAAGAGCTGGAGCGGCGCTGGCGCTTAA
- a CDS encoding ferredoxin, with protein sequence MSQPLIQHHLLLCATPAKALCSPDPTVGPESWTALKRLVREWGLEDPARPEGIVLRSKADCLRICAEGPVLLIWPEGIVYGGVTAERIERILREHVIGGAPIEEWIVKRMPFQASKA encoded by the coding sequence TTGAGCCAGCCGTTGATTCAGCACCACCTGCTGCTCTGCGCCACCCCGGCAAAGGCGCTCTGCAGCCCCGACCCAACCGTCGGCCCTGAGAGCTGGACTGCCCTCAAGCGCCTGGTGCGGGAGTGGGGCCTGGAGGATCCAGCACGCCCTGAAGGGATCGTGCTGCGCAGCAAGGCCGATTGCCTCCGCATCTGCGCCGAGGGTCCGGTGCTCTTGATCTGGCCCGAGGGAATCGTCTACGGCGGGGTCACCGCTGAGCGCATCGAGCGGATCCTGAGGGAGCACGTCATCGGCGGCGCCCCCATCGAGGAGTGGATCGTCAAACGGATGCCCTTTCAGGCGAGCAAGGCCTGA
- a CDS encoding YheT family hydrolase, which translates to MDGEPPFEPRFPWLNGDLQTLRDTFRSDALPPDQGQPLPFDVGNGDQLLAKWDAPLSGPEPLGLVLLMHGLGGSSQRGGLRRMGDTLQRAGFAVLRLNMRGAGDGRALARGTYAANSNRDLLPVLRQARSLAAGLPLLGMGISLGGTKLLNALTSSSLERRTAGLDPQAPLLDGLVTISTPVDLESCSRQIELPRNRLYQHWLLKRLVAQTLADPFGVTDAERQALEGPLESIRAFDAAITAPRWSYGSVDDYYRQASPLWRLQEPRIRRELPPCLLIHAEDDPWVPVEPTRSLEAFQDERLQLLVTAKGGHNGFHGRGGCWTDQLTARWFQALLA; encoded by the coding sequence ATGGACGGTGAGCCTCCCTTTGAGCCTCGCTTCCCCTGGCTGAACGGCGATCTGCAGACCCTGCGGGACACCTTCCGCTCGGATGCCCTTCCCCCCGATCAGGGGCAGCCCTTGCCCTTTGATGTGGGCAATGGCGATCAGCTCCTCGCCAAGTGGGATGCCCCCCTCTCCGGGCCGGAGCCCCTTGGCCTCGTGCTGTTGATGCATGGACTGGGGGGATCAAGCCAGCGCGGCGGACTGAGGCGGATGGGTGACACCCTCCAGCGCGCCGGCTTTGCCGTGCTTCGGCTGAACATGCGCGGCGCCGGCGACGGCCGTGCCCTGGCTCGCGGCACCTATGCGGCCAACAGCAATCGCGATCTGCTGCCGGTCCTGCGCCAGGCCCGCAGCTTGGCCGCTGGCCTCCCCCTGCTTGGGATGGGGATTTCCCTGGGCGGGACCAAGCTGCTCAATGCCCTGACCTCCAGCTCACTGGAGCGCCGCACGGCCGGTCTCGATCCCCAGGCGCCACTGCTGGATGGGCTGGTCACCATCAGCACTCCAGTCGATCTGGAGAGCTGCTCCCGCCAGATCGAGTTGCCCCGCAACCGCCTCTATCAGCATTGGCTCTTGAAGCGGCTGGTGGCCCAGACCCTGGCCGATCCGTTTGGGGTGACGGACGCCGAGCGTCAGGCCCTGGAGGGGCCCCTCGAGAGCATCCGAGCTTTTGACGCGGCGATCACGGCTCCCCGTTGGAGCTATGGCTCGGTGGACGACTACTACCGCCAGGCCAGTCCCCTCTGGCGTCTGCAGGAGCCCCGGATCCGGCGAGAGCTGCCCCCCTGCCTGCTGATTCACGCCGAGGATGATCCTTGGGTGCCCGTGGAGCCCACCAGAAGCCTGGAAGCCTTCCAGGATGAGCGCTTACAGCTGCTCGTGACCGCCAAGGGCGGCCATAACGGCTTCCATGGCCGCGGCGGTTGCTGGACCGATCAGCTCACCGCCCGCTGGTTTCAGGCCTTGCTCGCCTGA
- a CDS encoding NAD(P)(+) transhydrogenase (Re/Si-specific) subunit beta produces MSGLALFGYLIDLLAVLLLALGLKGLSKVRSARSANGLAALAMGLAVVGLLIQLAPSPVAWVWIAVGTAAGGLLGLITARRVPMTSMPETVALFNGCGGMASLLVAIAVALYNSAESDMVALVSIVISVFVGAITFSGSIVAMGKLQGWIDTPGWTQSQVRHGVNIAIAVAALVGAFALPGDPAGSSLWLLVVASSLLGIGVTLPIGGADMPVVISLLNSYSGVAAAAAGFVVGSQLLIVAGAMVGAAGLILTQVMCDGMNRSLVSVLFGGALGGAAPVGGGGEEAGYTRIVSCSPEECAMALESAERVVFVPGYGLAVAQAQHALRELAKMLEANGSEVSYAIHPVAGRMPGHMNVLLAEADVPYEQLLEMDTINPEFPRTDVVIVLGANDVVNPDAKNDPNSPLYGMPVLEVDGARQVFVVKRSMGAGYAGIKNALFELPQTAMVFGDAKAVLQGLCAELRSQGVGKGA; encoded by the coding sequence ATGAGTGGCCTCGCGCTGTTTGGTTATCTGATTGACCTGCTGGCGGTCCTGCTGCTGGCCCTGGGCCTCAAGGGCCTCTCCAAGGTTCGCTCTGCCCGCTCCGCCAACGGCCTGGCTGCCCTGGCCATGGGCCTTGCCGTGGTGGGTCTGTTGATTCAGTTGGCGCCCTCGCCGGTGGCTTGGGTCTGGATTGCCGTTGGTACCGCCGCTGGCGGCCTGCTGGGTCTGATCACGGCTCGCCGGGTGCCGATGACCTCCATGCCGGAGACCGTCGCCCTCTTCAACGGCTGCGGTGGCATGGCCTCCCTGCTGGTGGCCATTGCGGTGGCCCTCTACAACTCCGCTGAGTCGGACATGGTGGCCCTGGTGTCCATCGTGATCTCGGTCTTCGTGGGTGCGATCACCTTCAGCGGCTCCATCGTGGCGATGGGCAAGCTGCAGGGCTGGATCGACACCCCTGGTTGGACCCAGAGCCAGGTGCGCCATGGCGTGAACATCGCCATCGCCGTTGCCGCTCTGGTGGGTGCCTTTGCCCTCCCCGGCGATCCCGCTGGCTCGTCCCTGTGGCTGCTGGTGGTGGCCTCGAGCCTGCTTGGCATTGGCGTGACCCTGCCCATCGGCGGTGCCGACATGCCGGTGGTCATTTCGTTGCTGAACTCCTATTCCGGCGTGGCGGCTGCCGCCGCTGGCTTCGTGGTGGGCAGTCAGCTGCTGATCGTGGCGGGCGCCATGGTCGGTGCCGCTGGCCTGATCCTCACCCAGGTGATGTGCGACGGCATGAACCGCTCCCTGGTGAGCGTTCTCTTCGGTGGTGCCCTGGGCGGCGCTGCTCCGGTTGGTGGTGGCGGCGAAGAAGCCGGCTATACCCGGATCGTCAGCTGCAGCCCCGAGGAGTGCGCCATGGCCCTCGAGAGCGCTGAGCGCGTGGTCTTCGTCCCCGGTTACGGCCTCGCCGTGGCCCAGGCCCAGCACGCCCTGCGCGAGCTGGCCAAGATGCTCGAAGCCAATGGCTCCGAGGTCAGCTACGCCATCCACCCGGTGGCCGGCCGCATGCCGGGTCACATGAACGTGCTGCTGGCGGAAGCCGATGTGCCCTACGAGCAGCTGCTCGAGATGGACACCATCAACCCCGAGTTCCCCCGCACCGATGTGGTCATCGTCCTGGGTGCGAACGACGTGGTGAACCCCGACGCCAAGAACGATCCCAACAGCCCCCTCTACGGCATGCCCGTGCTTGAGGTGGACGGGGCCCGTCAGGTGTTCGTGGTCAAGCGCAGCATGGGCGCCGGTTATGCCGGCATCAAGAACGCCCTGTTTGAGCTGCCCCAAACCGCCATGGTCTTCGGTGATGCCAAGGCTGTGCTGCAGGGCCTCTGCGCTGAACTGCGCAGCCAGGGCGTCGGTAAGGGCGCTTGA
- a CDS encoding helix-turn-helix domain-containing protein: MAAWLSRLQLNRDSAFGGPRIRDVQVETYRGSQLTVLKMSAAGISDLRFRHHPAMVSVVIPTRGRFQGVAAGRSFTAVLNQVGCVLLPDDPLALTAGSDVLSALVMQLPLQGLLDLCQRQGVAQPNLHLLLDALAGQERLLLACCERLLQLALRPEGEARSTLALPLEASVLAVMASGLVGRDQLPHGSVQDAHALHVERAMAYMESHMSEVIALQDLCQSCYISARTLQVSFQKVRGCTPLQALQEIRLVSLRKHLLKRLDLREACALVGLPPTGRMAANYKRLFGELPSRTRQRAGRVISRVDGL; the protein is encoded by the coding sequence ATGGCCGCCTGGCTGTCGCGACTCCAGCTGAATCGAGACTCAGCTTTTGGTGGGCCGAGGATCCGCGATGTGCAGGTCGAAACCTATCGGGGTTCACAGCTCACCGTCCTCAAGATGTCGGCGGCTGGGATCTCTGATCTGCGCTTTCGTCATCATCCCGCCATGGTGAGCGTCGTGATCCCAACCCGGGGCCGCTTTCAGGGCGTGGCAGCCGGACGTTCTTTCACGGCGGTGCTCAATCAAGTGGGCTGTGTGCTGCTCCCGGACGATCCGCTCGCGTTGACTGCGGGATCCGATGTGCTGTCGGCTCTGGTGATGCAGCTGCCGCTGCAGGGCCTTCTGGATCTCTGCCAACGCCAGGGTGTCGCCCAGCCCAATCTGCACCTGTTGCTGGATGCCCTGGCGGGACAGGAAAGGTTGTTACTGGCTTGCTGCGAGCGGTTGCTGCAGTTGGCACTCCGGCCCGAGGGTGAAGCGCGCTCCACATTGGCGTTGCCACTTGAAGCCTCCGTGCTCGCGGTGATGGCAAGCGGGCTGGTGGGGCGTGATCAGTTGCCGCACGGTTCTGTGCAGGATGCCCATGCTCTGCATGTGGAGCGTGCCATGGCTTACATGGAAAGCCACATGTCCGAGGTGATCGCTCTGCAGGATCTGTGTCAGTCCTGCTACATCTCTGCGCGCACACTTCAGGTGTCCTTTCAAAAGGTGCGTGGCTGCACGCCTCTGCAGGCCCTTCAGGAGATCCGTCTGGTCAGTCTGCGGAAGCATCTTTTGAAGCGCCTTGATTTAAGAGAAGCCTGCGCGTTGGTGGGTTTGCCTCCCACAGGGCGGATGGCTGCCAATTACAAACGACTGTTCGGTGAACTGCCGAGTCGGACCCGCCAGCGCGCAGGCCGGGTGATTAGTCGGGTAGACGGTTTGTGA
- a CDS encoding DUF368 domain-containing protein, translated as MAEQNPAAPQRWPYVLGCGFAMGAADVVPGVSGGTMAFILGIYGTLLEAVSGFDFELLGLLRRGAWAEAAERVHLGFLLPLLAGLFGSVLVLVRPITWLYVNQPALLFAFFFGLIVGSIVLIARHAHWGAAGLVAMVVGVAAALLLVTRTPVTMPHDPFTIFWSGAVAIMAMILPGVSGSFLLLVLGQYQYVMEGVKALDLATLVPFALGCATGLLLFVRLLSWLLKRWHGQTVALLMGFMAGSLWKIWPFRTVLESTTNAKGKLIVLRDALAAPPSGSAFALALLLMGLGVLLVLGLERIQERMGAAEMGG; from the coding sequence ATGGCCGAGCAGAACCCGGCGGCGCCCCAGCGCTGGCCCTACGTCCTGGGATGTGGCTTCGCCATGGGCGCCGCCGATGTGGTCCCCGGGGTCTCGGGGGGCACGATGGCTTTCATCCTCGGCATCTACGGCACCCTGCTGGAGGCTGTCTCGGGCTTTGACTTCGAGCTCCTCGGACTCCTGCGACGCGGCGCCTGGGCGGAGGCCGCCGAGCGGGTGCACCTGGGCTTTTTGCTGCCCCTTTTGGCTGGCCTGTTCGGTTCAGTCCTTGTGCTGGTGCGTCCGATCACCTGGCTCTATGTGAACCAGCCGGCCCTGCTCTTTGCCTTTTTCTTTGGTCTGATCGTCGGTTCGATCGTGTTGATCGCCCGCCATGCCCATTGGGGCGCTGCCGGCCTGGTGGCGATGGTGGTGGGTGTGGCGGCGGCGCTGCTGCTGGTGACCCGTACGCCGGTGACCATGCCCCACGATCCCTTCACGATCTTCTGGAGCGGGGCCGTGGCGATCATGGCGATGATTCTTCCGGGCGTCTCCGGCTCCTTTCTGCTGCTGGTGCTCGGCCAGTACCAGTACGTGATGGAAGGGGTGAAGGCCCTGGATCTGGCGACCCTGGTGCCCTTCGCCCTGGGCTGTGCAACGGGGCTGCTGCTGTTTGTGCGTCTGCTGAGCTGGCTGCTGAAGCGCTGGCATGGCCAGACCGTGGCCCTGTTGATGGGTTTCATGGCCGGCTCCCTCTGGAAGATCTGGCCCTTCCGCACCGTGCTGGAGAGCACCACGAATGCCAAGGGCAAGTTGATCGTCCTGCGGGATGCCCTGGCGGCGCCCCCCAGCGGCTCGGCCTTCGCCCTGGCCCTGCTGCTGATGGGGCTGGGTGTGCTTTTGGTGTTGGGCCTCGAGCGGATTCAAGAGCGCATGGGCGCTGCGGAGATGGGCGGCTGA
- a CDS encoding 1-deoxy-D-xylulose-5-phosphate reductoisomerase — protein MKALSVLGSTGSIGTQTLEIVEEFPDRFRVVALTAGNNLDLLIRQIQKHAPEVVALADEAKLPALQERLQALSASERPAKLPELVGGTDGLCTAAAWSSADLVVTGIVGCAGLLPTLAAIRAGKDLALANKETLIAAGPVVLPELAKSGSRLLPADSEHSAIFQCLQGTPWADTARLSTGVPTPGLRRIQLTASGGAFRDWDAADLHKATVADATSHPNWSMGRKITVDSASLMNKGLEVIEAHYLFGLDYDHIEIVIHPQSIIHSMVELADSSVLGQLGWPDMKLPILYCLSWPERLETPWRRLDLTEVGQLTFRKPDPAKYPCMELAYAAGRAGGTMPAVMNAANEQAVALFLEEKIHFLDIPKLIDRVCDRHKADLMAHPSLDDVLAVDSWSRQAVREAAAVSV, from the coding sequence GTGAAAGCCCTCTCCGTGCTCGGCTCCACAGGCTCAATCGGTACGCAAACCCTCGAGATCGTCGAGGAGTTCCCCGATCGCTTCCGCGTCGTCGCCCTGACGGCCGGGAACAACCTCGATCTGCTGATCCGCCAGATCCAGAAGCACGCCCCTGAGGTGGTTGCCCTGGCGGATGAAGCCAAACTCCCGGCCCTGCAGGAGCGGCTCCAGGCCCTCTCCGCCAGTGAGCGCCCCGCCAAGTTGCCGGAGCTGGTGGGCGGCACGGACGGGCTCTGCACCGCCGCGGCCTGGTCCAGCGCCGACCTGGTGGTCACCGGAATCGTGGGCTGCGCCGGCCTGCTGCCCACCCTGGCGGCGATTCGCGCCGGCAAGGACCTGGCCCTGGCCAACAAGGAGACCCTGATCGCCGCTGGTCCGGTGGTGCTGCCGGAGCTCGCCAAGAGCGGCTCGCGCCTACTGCCCGCGGACTCCGAGCACTCCGCCATCTTCCAGTGCCTGCAGGGCACCCCCTGGGCTGACACCGCCCGGCTCTCCACCGGTGTGCCGACGCCGGGTCTACGCCGGATTCAACTGACCGCCAGCGGCGGTGCCTTCCGTGACTGGGATGCGGCGGATCTACACAAGGCCACCGTGGCCGATGCCACCAGCCACCCCAACTGGAGCATGGGTCGCAAGATCACCGTCGACTCCGCCTCCTTGATGAACAAGGGTCTGGAGGTGATCGAGGCCCACTACCTCTTCGGTCTGGACTACGACCACATCGAGATCGTGATCCACCCGCAGTCGATCATCCACTCGATGGTGGAGCTAGCGGATTCCTCCGTGCTGGGCCAGCTGGGTTGGCCCGACATGAAGCTGCCGATCCTCTACTGCCTGAGCTGGCCGGAGCGCCTGGAGACCCCCTGGCGCCGCCTGGATCTGACCGAGGTGGGGCAACTGACCTTCCGCAAGCCCGACCCCGCCAAGTACCCCTGCATGGAACTGGCCTATGCCGCCGGCCGCGCCGGGGGAACGATGCCCGCGGTGATGAATGCCGCCAACGAGCAGGCCGTGGCGCTCTTCCTCGAGGAGAAGATCCACTTCCTCGACATCCCGAAGCTGATCGACAGGGTTTGCGATCGCCACAAGGCTGACCTCATGGCCCATCCCTCCCTGGACGACGTGCTGGCGGTCGACAGCTGGTCCCGTCAGGCGGTGCGTGAAGCTGCAGCCGTCTCTGTTTGA
- a CDS encoding DUF6447 family protein, producing the protein MEQPTITRTENGTPAATLTIGDRSYPIADLSDEAQKLVKAAYDCEAQITRLRRDVDYLSIAHRTLLQELTNRLPD; encoded by the coding sequence ATGGAACAACCCACCATCACCCGTACAGAGAACGGCACCCCAGCCGCGACACTCACCATCGGTGATCGGAGCTATCCGATTGCAGATCTCAGCGATGAAGCCCAGAAACTGGTCAAAGCTGCCTACGACTGTGAAGCACAGATCACCAGGCTTCGGCGCGATGTTGATTATCTGAGCATCGCCCATCGAACCCTGCTACAGGAGCTCACAAACCGTCTACCCGACTAA